Proteins encoded within one genomic window of Nitrospirota bacterium:
- a CDS encoding type IV pilus twitching motility protein PilT yields the protein MAKIDAFFKLMNEQGASDLHMVAGSQPILRIRGEMERIKYKELDNDELKAMLYEIAPEEKVKLYEETGDVDFAYEIPKLGRFRSNFFKQKWGVGAVFRQIPEKIATVDELGLPPVCKKFAMLNKGLVLVTGPTGSGKSTTLAAIVDYANKNRKDHILTIEDPVEFVHKSASCIVNHREVGPDTRSFGAALRGALREDPDIILVGEMRDLETIQLALEAASTGHLVFGTLHTQSATKTVDRVIDVFPANQQAQIRTTLSEALKGVVAQNLFKRIDKKGRCAALEILVITYAAANLIREAKTPQLASVMQTGKKLGMVTLDDAILDLLNKGWIAAEDAYDKSMDKKRFIPFLKEPPPEF from the coding sequence ATGGCAAAAATAGATGCCTTTTTTAAACTTATGAATGAACAGGGAGCATCGGACTTGCATATGGTGGCAGGTTCTCAGCCAATATTGCGTATCCGCGGGGAGATGGAGCGTATTAAGTACAAAGAGCTTGACAATGACGAGCTTAAGGCTATGCTTTATGAGATAGCCCCTGAGGAGAAAGTTAAACTCTACGAGGAAACAGGCGATGTGGACTTTGCTTATGAAATCCCTAAGCTTGGCAGATTCAGGTCTAATTTCTTCAAGCAAAAATGGGGTGTCGGCGCAGTGTTCAGACAAATTCCGGAAAAAATCGCCACAGTTGATGAACTTGGGTTGCCGCCGGTGTGTAAGAAGTTTGCAATGCTTAACAAGGGGCTTGTGCTTGTTACAGGGCCAACCGGAAGCGGTAAATCAACAACCCTTGCCGCAATTGTTGATTATGCTAATAAAAACAGAAAAGACCATATTCTAACCATAGAGGACCCTGTAGAGTTTGTGCATAAAAGTGCAAGCTGTATAGTTAACCACCGTGAGGTGGGGCCGGATACCAGATCATTTGGGGCAGCCCTGAGAGGTGCCCTTCGTGAGGACCCTGACATAATACTGGTTGGTGAAATGAGAGACCTTGAAACAATACAACTGGCATTAGAGGCAGCCTCAACCGGCCATCTTGTCTTTGGCACCCTGCACACACAAAGTGCCACTAAAACTGTTGACAGAGTAATAGACGTATTTCCTGCTAACCAGCAGGCTCAGATTCGCACCACCCTGTCTGAGGCCCTAAAGGGTGTTGTTGCCCAAAACCTGTTTAAACGGATAGATAAAAAGGGACGCTGCGCTGCACTTGAAATTCTGGTTATAACCTATGCCGCTGCAAACCTTATACGAGAAGCTAAGACTCCGCAGCTTGCGTCTGTTATGCAGACCGGTAAGAAGCTTGGCATGGTTACTCTTGATGACGCCATCCTTGATCTGCTTAATAAGGGGTGGATAGCTGCCGAGGATGCCTATGATAAATCAATGGACAAAAAACGGTTTATTCCATTTTTGAAGGAACCGCCGCCGGAATTCTAA
- a CDS encoding PilT/PilU family type 4a pilus ATPase: protein MRRAEVDFILSGMLESVGNVSDLNFTVGKPLQVESSGVLLPVHLEEMPIEELTPFQTEIFAMNLINADRRLTENLLKHGSCDLSYSLPGKARFRVNIFSQRGSYSIVLRKLESRIPTLADLKVPKVLGQIAEEKNGLVLITGATGSGKSSTLAAVLNIINENKQVHVLTLEDPVEFVHPHKKATFNQREMGSDFDTFSNGLRAALRQAPKVILVGEMRDRETVEIGMTAAETGHLVLSTLHTIDAGQTINRIIGMFDKEEEVLVRNRLSDTVRWIVSQRLLPKVGGGRVAAIEIMKTNLRVKDTLVNGESDGKTFYEIIDAGETYGMQTFDKSIVNLFRVGLITEETAMAYASRKALVGRGIDTVKSTRGEKTTDIENLSLDREYARKAKTK from the coding sequence ATGAGAAGAGCTGAGGTTGACTTTATACTTTCAGGGATGTTAGAGAGCGTTGGTAACGTATCTGACCTTAACTTTACCGTTGGCAAACCTCTTCAGGTGGAATCCTCCGGTGTGCTCCTTCCGGTACATCTTGAAGAGATGCCAATAGAGGAACTGACCCCGTTTCAGACTGAAATTTTCGCCATGAATCTGATTAATGCTGACAGGCGGCTTACAGAAAATCTCCTTAAACACGGCTCCTGCGATCTGTCTTATTCCCTTCCCGGCAAGGCCAGATTCAGGGTAAATATTTTTTCCCAAAGAGGCAGCTATTCGATTGTTTTAAGAAAACTTGAGTCAAGAATCCCTACGCTTGCCGATTTAAAAGTGCCCAAGGTGTTAGGGCAGATAGCGGAGGAAAAAAACGGGCTTGTACTCATTACCGGCGCCACCGGAAGCGGTAAATCATCAACTCTTGCTGCCGTGTTAAATATAATTAATGAAAACAAACAGGTACATGTCCTTACGCTTGAGGACCCGGTTGAGTTTGTTCATCCGCACAAGAAAGCCACATTTAACCAACGGGAAATGGGTTCGGATTTTGATACATTTTCTAATGGACTGAGGGCTGCTCTCAGACAGGCTCCAAAGGTCATACTGGTTGGAGAGATGAGAGACAGAGAGACTGTGGAAATTGGTATGACTGCCGCTGAAACCGGCCACCTTGTGCTTTCCACCCTGCATACGATAGACGCTGGGCAAACAATAAACAGGATTATAGGTATGTTTGATAAAGAGGAGGAGGTTTTAGTCAGGAACCGTCTCTCAGACACAGTCCGATGGATAGTAAGCCAGCGGCTGCTGCCAAAAGTGGGCGGAGGCAGGGTTGCAGCCATTGAAATTATGAAAACAAACCTACGTGTAAAGGACACCCTCGTTAACGGTGAGTCCGATGGTAAAACCTTCTACGAAATCATAGATGCCGGTGAGACTTACGGCATGCAGACATTTGACAAGTCCATCGTAAATCTCTTCAGGGTTGGATTGATAACTGAGGAAACGGCGATGGCTTACGCCTCACGTAAGGCTCTTGTAGGCCGCGGCATAGATACGGTAAAGAGCACCAGAGGCGAAAAAACCACAGATATAGAGAATCTGTCATTGGACAGAGAGTATGCCCGCAAGGCTAAGACTAAATAG
- a CDS encoding response regulator: MAQQNYRGMDFEQYTEGFKDSLVCDDNQSNLKIISETLRDLKYNVAISPDLENAFDRIRYNQFDVLVLNETFGGGDPEKNELLETFQTMPVNNRRRIFLALIGNNYKTLDSMPAYIKSVNVVINVNDLPNLKVILSKAISENDQFYKVFKGIVAELGKT, encoded by the coding sequence GTGGCACAACAAAACTACAGAGGAATGGATTTTGAGCAATACACGGAGGGGTTTAAGGACTCACTCGTGTGTGATGATAATCAGAGTAACCTTAAGATCATAAGTGAGACCCTCAGAGACTTGAAATACAATGTGGCCATATCGCCTGACTTAGAGAATGCCTTTGACCGCATCAGGTATAACCAGTTTGATGTGCTGGTTCTTAATGAGACTTTTGGAGGCGGAGACCCGGAAAAGAATGAGCTGCTTGAAACATTTCAAACTATGCCCGTCAATAACAGAAGACGGATATTTCTTGCCCTTATAGGAAATAACTATAAAACACTTGACAGTATGCCGGCCTATATTAAAAGCGTAAATGTGGTCATAAACGTTAATGACCTGCCAAATTTAAAGGTAATTCTCAGTAAGGCAATATCCGAAAATGACCAGTTTTACAAGGTGTTTAAGGGTATAGTTGCTGAGTTGGGTAAGACATGA